CTACCTGTTAACTTTTAAAAGTGTCCTCTATGTTATCTTGAGGTAATAGCTGACAAGGAGGACCTTTTATTAAGTTAACTTTATGCCTAAAAAGAGTTACGGGTTAGTGTGTTATGCTCTTCTAGAATCTGTTAAAGACAACTAACCTATCACTATGACCAGTCTTCGATTACAGCTGATGAGCAGCAATATAAACTTCCCTAAGATCAACAACAAGTTTTAGAGTTGTCATCAAAAGTTAAGAGGTGAGCACCAAGGAAAAACTTTGTTCATACTAGCTTGTCACGATAAAACGGAATATTGGATAACGACCTTCATGACTGGGAATATATTCAGTTACGTACGTTACGGTGAATAAAATGGGCGAGAAGTCTGTAAAGAAATTTCATGGTAAGTTTCCGGACATCAAGACTTATTTGCATTACGTAGGTCTCAAAAGAAAGCTAAATGAGGGCTCCAAGCCGAAGGTGTCAACCAAAAAGCGTAAATTCTTCTTCATTTCCATAATTtctttagccaagttattaccTTCAATTAGATTATCCGACCAGCCCCCTGCACGTAAACCACAATGGACAAATAGAGAGCGTGTCCTCATTATCTCGTCGAGAGGCGTTTCCTACATAGGCCGGCACTTGTTGAAGGATTTATTACACATGATGCCCCATGGAAAGACAGATTCAAAACTTGATCACAAGAAAGGAATAACGGTACTAAACGAACTCGCTGAAATGAGCAACACTAACAAGGTATCTGTTCCAATTAGATTTCAGGTTTCCTTTAGTTGTTTCCTTCAACGTAGTCCTATCAATTATATCCTTGCATTAACACTTGATACGTAGGAGTAGTCTGTTAGTAAAACTTATATTCGACTGAATTTTTCGTGTGATAAACCTAACTGAAGTCTACATCGAAAATAAGGTTCACCTGTTACTGTTAACGATAGCCGAATATCTGATCAGTTCTCTAAAGCTTCGGATAATTACCATTGATATGTTTATTCCAGTCCAACTGATATTGGCATTTGATTGTGAATTTCCCAAGATTACAGTTGTAACGTTCTAGCATCATTTTGCAGATCTAAATAATAACTGGTAAACTAGTTGAGCATATTGTATTTTTACTCGTATATCAACTTGTTTTTAACCATAATCTTGTTTTAGGTGCTTATAGATATTTTCCTATCCTACTTCCAGGTTATTTACTTTGAGGCTCGCAAGAAAAAAGACCTATACTTGTGGCTTAGTTGTGTACCCAATGGTCCATCAGTTAAATTTCTTGTTGAAAATATACGTACTACAGCAGAATTAAAGTTAACAGGAAACTGTTTAAAAAGCAGTCGCCCTATACTGGCCTTCGATTCATCTTTCGAAGAATCCGATAAACCTCACATGAACTTGATCCGTGAATTGTTTATACAAACTCTTGGCACTCCAAATCATCATCCACGTTCTCAGCCATATATAGACAAGACATTTACGTTTGTTAACTTTAATGATCGTATATGGTTTAGAGTTTATCAGATTGCTGAGGAAAGTGGAGCACTAGTCGAAGTTGGTAAGTATGCATTACATATGCTTATTTCGGAAGCTTTTTTTACAACGAGAAACAATAACATAGTAGTCATTTGACTGTAAATGTTAAATGGCTCGTGATGCATTTAATGTAATCATTTTAAAGTTATAGCTCTGGTTTAGGTACCAGATTTTCCGGGCCTAGCGACTTCTTCACCTGACCATAACCATATGCGGGTTGCATACGTACGTGGTCGATATGAATCTAAAATTTTAGAGTCCAAGTGTTCAAATTTTTTCGTTTTTGAATGAGAATCATTCAGTGGTTAGAGTTTTGTCCTCTCATGTAACAATCGAATCACGTTCAAAATGCTTATTACCATCAGGATCAAGCTAACTACACAAATGTCGGCCATCGTATCTCCAGTACTACCTAAAACTATTTAATGAAAGTAACTTACTGGTCACTACCGTACTAAGTTTACGGCAAAATTCTAGATACTGTATGCATATAATACACTGGGTTACGTTGGCAGTAATATAGAATTCTCGTAAACCACTTCAATATTACTTGCCAAGCATGCAATTCTTTTCcgactataataataataagggaaTGGTCATTTACTGTTTTTCTATGGCTCATTTGTCTTATTGGTGTAAGTCCAAGCCTGTAAAACTCaaattttcacttcaatttttACAACTGGTTAGCTTACTGAACTGTGAGTCATGTATAAAAAAATAGGTGATGTACTAGGACTCGAGCTTATAGATCAGTAATTGCATACTCAGTACCTCGATCAGCGTCATAATTCTGTGCTTAAAAACAATTGTAAACTACAGTCGAACGTAAatctaaaataatcaataatactgAGTATCAGTCAAAATAATACTTCTCGTAAGTGTGGATATCTAATTGCAGCTCATCATACCTGGTATAGACTGCTAATTCCCTTAGCTATTAGCTGCATATGGGTTGCTAATTGTAGGTCTAATAATATACTAATTATCTAGGAAATATTTCTCAGCAGCGTCCTGATGTATAATATGTAGGTTAACATTCACCCACGGATTTCTCATTCTAGCATCAACTACTGTAATTAGCCTGCGTTCTGTCTTAGTTTTTGGGCTAAAATTTCCTTTGGGTAAAGTAACTGAAACTCATTGTTTAAAGTACTAACATTTGGAATTTTCCATTGACAACGTTTTCATCATAATCCCAAGTTACTTCAATCAGAATACATGAAGAGTAATTCACGTCCATTGCAGTATGTTTTATGTTAATTTTTTCGAGTCCAGGACCTCATAAAAACTGACAACTTTATAGAAAATCTTACCTACGTATTCTTAATTTCCTATTACTCTCTTATACGAGTTTTTGTTAAGCACTTCATATTCACTTTCCAACCACCTAATCTTGAAGTAAAATTTCATCCCACTTAGGCTAAATTTTCGGGGCATTACGGTCatttataaaacaatacatGGTTGGCACCCTAGACTATGGTACAATTGACTTATTTCGTTAGGGTAACAAATTGATAAGGAGTTATATATGCCGAAATTTCATTGCTAATCATTGTTTTTTAGGTCCACGCTTTTCACTAAATCCAATACGTATATTTTCTGGAAGCTTTTGTGGTGCAGTACTGTATTCTAATCCAAAATACATTTCTCCTAATTTAGTAAGTTATTTAAATTACTCTTTGTTCTTTTGATTTGATCTTTTTTGCATTTTTTGAACACATCTGTCATAAATTATTCACTGCTCTTCATGATCAGAATAATTATATGAGTTACGGGCTGTCTTGTGAAATAAAACTAACTCATATATGTAGCTCAGTGTATCTTTCTGTCTTATAGTCGTATCCGCAGTGAGTTCTCTGATATGTAGTAAACTTTTCAGTTGACATGAATCGATCACAGTCCACATTGGATTGACCCACATGTACTGTCGTAGTTGTAGCATAAACCATGTCTACTTCGTTACGCTATGTTATCACGTAAATGTGATGGGAAGTGGGCAACATAGCATCACTCTGTAAAGTCATTAACTATTAGCTTGAACTGTGTAGTAAGTTGTGAAGTTCCTATCTTGAGTCTATGAAGTGATCGAAATCATTGATTAAAGTATATAGTAATATAGCTCGTAATTGGTCACATTGATACTAATGCGACCATTCTGTATCTTTTTCTGAACATTTTCAGTGAGTCAAACACCACGTAAAATCTATCACATATGTGCTTCGGTTTAAGTTACCTTACCACCTTAGCATAGCGAGGTTAAATTCACAAGTTAAGTTACAGAATTCTGGAAAAAGTAACAATACTAGTGGTACTAAAAAAGATTAGGCATAGGATATATGGTTTTCAAATAAAATACGAACTCCTGGAATAATAGAAAATTTATAAACTTAAGATCTAAGAGGAGATAGAGAACGAATGCACTTAAACCATTGTGAATGATTTTAGGCTATTTCAACCAgcatctccaaccactggttacgaaaATGGCGCAGACTTCAACCAGGTGGTCTATACTTACCTACACTTCTCGGTCCAAGAGTTAGTGGCTTTATAGACTGATAATACATTTCTC
Above is a genomic segment from Schistosoma mansoni, WGS project CABG00000000 data, supercontig 0137, strain Puerto Rico, whole genome shotgun sequence containing:
- a CDS encoding ribosome biogenesis protein brix, putative is translated as MGEKSVKKFHGLKRKLNEGSKPKVSTKKRKFFFISIISLAKLLPSIRLSDQPPARKPQWTNRERVLIISSRGVSYIGRHLLKDLLHMMPHGKTDSKLDHKKGITVLNELAEMSNTNKVIYFEARKKKDLYLWLSCVPNGPSVKFLVENIRTTAELKVYQIAEESGALVEVGPRFSLNPIRIFSGSFCGAVLYSNPKYISPNLIRSTLLSNKHGKYIERTHNKTETRKRKKELKEIYPVDELDEIFE